In Desulfosediminicola ganghwensis, a single window of DNA contains:
- a CDS encoding DUF11 domain-containing protein, which produces MNATTMVMVKVNLKKLLGIAILLSALNLLLAATAWAWPTDSQWLELVKSGKPIQDSESDANGGVNVVPDYTNPDKDTPAAAYVYNDGSYLYYRLRLDGDPTQGGNGVFAQFGWGFEIDIDQNADDYEWLIMCDGISQPEVISLRENTDKTGLGDPSDKAEYVAAEYPLVGNHQLSIADTSIGGDTDYFLDFRLPYAVFKATTGIDDNTLIRYFAGSSRSTNNLTDDGADLVSGSTLYEMGSDYITPFGTPPETGTTSDGTVRFVDSLDGFNDVNLASGGETIYVRVDDADQTLAVNPDQTIRVELTAPSGDSVVVILTATGVAGKFTGAVVTEEVTKSKDIDSSDTTLQVWPPASSPTDQEIITVTYIDSIDASGNQEVNRTDTITFTTTATDLALEKSVDSSVVQQSDSVQFSLTITNQGPNNASGVVVNDQLPAGLSYQASTPSVGSYDPVSGNWSVGMLNTGASATLTIDTQVSAAIGNIVNTATITVLNEIDGYAGNNSASAELYVGGTDIRISKSVDDEYPAENELIFFSVRALNLGPNNASGVVVTDLLPSGLNYDSATGYSATQGSYNEATGVWTVGDLASGVGAVLTIPARPAPGTANTILTNSASLTVINEPESNPANDSAGVDIKVNFHDLELTKMVGVGPSYNPLVDIAVPNEGDSVRYELVVTNHGPNDATGVAVTDQLPSGISFDSVGQISQGSYNPATGVWSLGALSSGSTATLQIDADVNNDTAGQTIINSAEITASDYFDDVESNNWAAATIKVDGTDLQITKTVNNSIPSPGDSATYTLTVTNNGPNPASGVAVTDILPEGVTYTSHSASAGTSYDAKSNGKPSWVWDIGNLSVTGSATLTINATVDSGTSGQNITNVGMITESDQADPNYLNNVASSVISVDGTDLAITKTVDDPTPNEHQDIIYTVTITNNGPTDATGVEVRDLLPPEVSYISSTGNYDQASGIWTIGNLSDNQTAQLNIIARVKGSTSGLYITNNASINAVDQGDQNPANDFASADVAVAGTDLALTKTIDNASPGVQGAVTYMLTVTNEGANSATGFEVEDILPAGITLISSTPSQGSYSTGSWLVGSLAAGDSATLDILVGVDGPVGTTVTNSASITGLDQTDSDPANDSASVDFTPVAWPVLTVVKSAKTVSDPEHGMVNPYDVPGAIIEYRITVTNTGLAATDADSLLLVDPIPEHTALVVTDPPVTISNVQATTGLTLTYTALNDLTDHVEFSADGTDYSQIPTADGNGTDPSVKYLRFMPAGQFNASDGITDPSFTVTFRVRLQ; this is translated from the coding sequence ATGAACGCAACAACGATGGTGATGGTGAAAGTGAATCTCAAGAAATTATTAGGGATTGCCATACTGCTGTCTGCTTTGAACCTCCTGCTGGCAGCAACGGCTTGGGCTTGGCCCACCGACAGCCAGTGGCTCGAACTGGTCAAGAGTGGAAAGCCGATTCAGGACAGCGAAAGTGATGCCAACGGTGGGGTCAATGTCGTCCCGGACTATACCAATCCGGACAAAGACACCCCTGCAGCTGCCTACGTCTATAACGACGGCAGCTATCTCTATTACCGCCTGCGTCTGGACGGAGATCCCACTCAAGGCGGCAATGGGGTTTTTGCCCAGTTCGGCTGGGGCTTTGAAATCGATATTGATCAGAATGCCGATGATTATGAATGGCTGATAATGTGCGATGGCATCTCCCAGCCGGAAGTCATCTCCCTCCGCGAAAATACAGATAAAACAGGCCTCGGAGATCCCTCGGACAAGGCTGAATATGTCGCAGCGGAGTATCCGCTGGTCGGCAATCACCAACTGTCTATCGCCGACACCTCCATCGGCGGCGACACCGACTATTTCCTCGATTTCCGACTGCCGTACGCTGTTTTCAAGGCTACGACAGGCATCGATGACAACACCCTCATCCGCTATTTTGCAGGCAGCTCCCGTTCAACCAATAACTTGACTGATGACGGAGCTGACCTTGTCTCTGGCTCGACCCTCTACGAGATGGGCTCCGACTACATCACTCCATTCGGTACCCCGCCGGAGACAGGAACCACCTCGGACGGCACGGTCCGTTTTGTCGACAGTCTGGATGGTTTCAACGATGTCAACCTGGCCTCGGGTGGCGAAACCATCTACGTACGGGTCGACGATGCGGATCAGACCCTGGCTGTCAATCCGGACCAGACCATTCGGGTAGAACTCACCGCGCCAAGCGGCGACTCGGTGGTGGTTATCCTCACCGCAACCGGTGTGGCCGGAAAGTTTACTGGCGCTGTGGTGACCGAGGAAGTCACCAAATCAAAGGATATTGATTCCTCTGATACAACTCTTCAGGTCTGGCCACCTGCGTCTTCTCCGACAGATCAGGAGATCATCACCGTTACCTATATCGACTCGATCGACGCCAGCGGCAATCAGGAGGTGAACCGCACAGATACCATCACCTTCACCACCACCGCCACCGACCTGGCTCTCGAAAAATCGGTTGATAGCTCGGTGGTACAGCAGAGCGATAGTGTTCAGTTCAGCCTCACCATCACCAACCAGGGACCCAACAACGCTTCTGGGGTTGTGGTCAACGACCAGCTGCCAGCCGGTCTCAGCTACCAGGCCAGCACACCATCGGTCGGCAGCTACGACCCGGTTTCGGGCAACTGGTCAGTGGGGATGCTGAACACCGGCGCTTCCGCCACCCTGACCATCGATACCCAGGTCAGTGCCGCCATCGGCAACATTGTCAACACGGCCACGATCACTGTACTCAATGAAATAGACGGATACGCTGGTAACAACTCCGCCAGCGCCGAGCTTTATGTCGGCGGTACGGATATCCGAATCAGTAAGTCGGTCGACGATGAGTATCCGGCCGAAAATGAACTGATTTTTTTCAGTGTCAGGGCTTTGAACCTTGGCCCCAACAACGCCAGCGGCGTTGTTGTTACGGACCTGCTCCCCAGCGGTCTGAACTATGATTCGGCCACAGGCTACAGCGCCACCCAAGGCAGCTACAATGAAGCAACCGGAGTCTGGACCGTGGGCGATCTCGCCAGTGGTGTCGGGGCTGTCCTCACCATCCCGGCCCGTCCTGCGCCCGGTACCGCAAACACCATCTTGACCAATAGTGCAAGCCTTACCGTTATCAACGAGCCTGAGAGCAACCCGGCCAACGACTCGGCCGGAGTCGACATCAAGGTGAACTTCCACGACCTGGAATTGACCAAGATGGTGGGCGTGGGGCCTTCATACAACCCTCTGGTCGATATCGCGGTTCCCAACGAAGGCGACAGTGTCCGTTACGAATTGGTGGTGACCAATCATGGGCCCAACGATGCCACCGGCGTGGCGGTAACGGATCAGCTACCGTCCGGGATCAGCTTCGACAGCGTGGGCCAGATCAGCCAGGGCAGCTATAATCCAGCGACCGGCGTCTGGTCGCTCGGTGCTCTCTCCTCTGGCAGCACGGCAACACTGCAAATTGATGCCGACGTGAACAACGACACGGCAGGGCAGACCATCATCAACTCGGCCGAGATAACCGCTTCGGATTACTTCGACGACGTTGAGTCAAACAACTGGGCTGCGGCTACCATCAAGGTAGACGGTACCGACCTGCAGATCACCAAAACCGTCAATAATTCAATCCCAAGCCCGGGCGACTCCGCGACCTACACGCTGACGGTGACCAACAATGGTCCGAATCCGGCAAGCGGGGTTGCGGTCACTGACATCCTGCCCGAAGGTGTTACCTACACCAGCCATTCGGCCTCTGCAGGCACAAGTTATGATGCCAAGAGCAATGGTAAACCCAGCTGGGTATGGGATATCGGTAATCTCAGCGTGACAGGGAGCGCAACATTGACCATCAATGCCACGGTGGATAGCGGCACCAGTGGCCAGAACATCACCAATGTGGGCATGATTACCGAAAGTGATCAGGCAGATCCAAACTACCTCAACAACGTTGCCAGCAGTGTGATTTCCGTCGACGGCACCGATCTCGCCATCACTAAAACCGTCGATGATCCTACCCCGAACGAGCATCAGGATATCATCTACACCGTCACCATCACCAACAACGGACCGACCGATGCCACCGGTGTGGAGGTAAGGGACCTGCTGCCGCCAGAGGTCAGCTATATTTCCAGCACCGGCAACTATGACCAGGCATCCGGCATCTGGACAATCGGTAACCTCTCGGACAATCAAACAGCGCAGCTTAACATCATCGCCAGGGTCAAGGGCAGTACCAGCGGCTTGTATATCACCAACAATGCCTCGATCAACGCGGTGGACCAGGGGGACCAGAATCCAGCTAATGATTTTGCCAGCGCTGACGTTGCTGTGGCAGGAACCGACCTGGCTCTGACCAAAACCATCGATAACGCCAGCCCCGGGGTACAGGGGGCAGTGACCTATATGCTTACCGTTACCAACGAGGGGGCCAACTCTGCCACCGGCTTCGAGGTGGAGGATATCCTGCCGGCCGGGATCACCTTGATCTCCAGCACGCCGAGCCAGGGCAGCTACTCCACCGGTAGCTGGCTGGTCGGCAGCCTGGCTGCGGGTGACAGCGCCACGCTGGATATCCTGGTCGGGGTTGACGGCCCGGTCGGCACCACCGTGACCAACTCGGCAAGTATCACCGGCCTTGACCAGACCGATAGCGACCCGGCCAACGACAGCGCCAGCGTCGATTTTACGCCTGTGGCCTGGCCGGTACTGACCGTGGTCAAGTCCGCGAAGACGGTCAGTGATCCGGAGCATGGCATGGTGAACCCTTATGACGTGCCCGGGGCCATCATTGAATACCGCATCACGGTCACTAACACTGGTCTGGCAGCCACTGATGCCGATTCGCTATTGCTGGTCGATCCCATTCCGGAACATACAGCGCTGGTGGTCACCGATCCGCCAGTCACAATCAGCAACGTCCAGGCGACCACCGGATTGACCCTCACCTATACCGCCTTAAACGATCTGACCGATCACGTCGAGTTCTCTGCCGACGGCACGGATTACAGCCAGATCCCAAC